The genomic region CCACCCATCTCAATTCCAAAATGCTCAAGTACATATGAAACCGATCTTTCAATAAGCTGTGTATCCGCGTCAGGCATTCCCTGAATGCTGCCGCTTATCGATGTTGTTTCATCTGTGAGTTCCACATCAGCAAATGTCTTCAGATCGATACCAAAAGCCGCACCTTTCCATGTGGCTATTGCGTTTATTACCGTACCTGCACCAAGTGCATAAGCACTTCCTTTTGCTACCATTATGTTACCCTGTTATCCTTTAAAAATCCAGGATTTGGATTAAAATGTACAACTCTGCAAAACCCTGTATTTTACCCATACCAGTACTGTAAACTATTAAAGAATAATGTTTACAGGAATGAAAACAGAAATACTACACATGACTTATGAATTTGTCTTTGGTGTCAGGATCATGTCCTTTAATCTATTGTAACAAACCCTGTGCTTTTCCTCCATGTCAAGAGATTTAGCCTCGTTCTGTTTTTCCCTTTTTCTGGCGGAACCAGCAAGGCATTCGTCAAGTTTCTCTTTCAAATATGCACTATTGTTAGTATCATCTTCAGACAATAATTCCAGAATAAACTTGCTGTTGTGGAAATCGACTCCTTCTTCCTGTAATAATTTACCGCATGAAGTGGAGTACATAAGCACACCATTTGAAACAGGTCCGTAGAACTTTATTTTTTCACATGTCTCATTTTTGAGATGTTGTGGGGACTTGTAAACAGTATCATCCTGAAGTGTGACAAGCACATTAAAACTTTTACTTTTCTTGAGTCCCGGAGGGATTGTCTCCGGATACAGCACTTTTGGTTTCACACCCATATGCTCAAGATCAGACACCAGCTCAGATGAGCTTGAATCATCTACTACGATGATGTGCTCTATAGTCTTATCTTCAGCCAGTATCCTGGCAATTTCTTTTTCATATTCCATACATCCTATTATACTCATCAAAGGCACATTCCCATCTCCTCACAATGAGGGTATCATAAAAGTATTGCAAAAACGGTCGGTTATCGATCGTATAAGCTAAATACAAAAAAATTTCGCAGACCAAAATATATACCCCATATTATATGGGATAAGTTTTAGTATATAAATCCTGCGAAAAATATGCTTTTTATTAAAATATATATACAGTTGGTTGGCGAGGTAAACTTACAGTCAAAAAATACAAACGACAACAACAGATACAAACGATACTTTTATAACAAATACGAGTCACTATATTTTACAATTCCCGACCCCATGGGTTGGAATTTAAGTAAAGTGACACGATCATTGAGAATCAAGATTGTAAGCAAGTTTTTCCGAGGGTTTTTAGCCTGAAAGTAAGACTTGTTGAAAAAGGCGTATTCATGCCCGCAAACACAAAAAGTGCTTGATTGAGAAATGTTCTTTAGTGGCCTCAGTAATACTGATATCTGCATTTTTTCTGCAGAACCGCTGCAATCTTTCACAAGACATGACCTGGAAGCATTTGTACTTATTAGGCAGGATTACGGAGAAGATCAAATGAACGAAGTAGTGTTTGGAGTAAAAGACGACAAGCAACTCGAATACACTCCTGAGAAGTGTATCGGTTGTGGAACGTGCGTTATGGCATGTCCTAAAGGTTCATTAGTTATCGGTTCAGTTGGAGCCGTGGCCAGAGGACTTATCGACAAAGATTTCCTTGAGAACCAGACAGAACTCTGCATTGTATGTGGAATCTGTGCTAAGACATGCCCAACAGGTGCACTTGAACTGAAACAGGCCGGCGAGTCTGTAAATGATAATGCTTACATAAGCGTTGCACTTAAGGACACAACAGTCAATGACAACTGTGTACACTGTGGACTTTGTGAACAGATCTGTCCACAGGGCTGCATTGAAGTCAAACAGTGGCTTTCCAACGATGGAACTGCCAGTGTAGACGGTGAAACTATTATTGACACAGAATGTTGCATACACTGTGGCTGGTGTGCAGAAGTCTGTCCTGCTGAAGCTATCAGCGTTGAAAAGCCATTTGAAGGCACATGGGTACAGGATGATAAAGTATGTACTGCATGCCGCAGCTGTGTAGATGTATGCCCATGCAATGCACTGTTTAACCCTGACTGGGAAGCAGGAGAAATTGTAAACAAGGTAGAACAGCGCGCAGATGCATGTATTTACTGTGGTGCATGTGACATGGCATGTCCTGTTAAAGCTATTACTGTTACAAAGACAGGAATTCTTCCGGAAGTCGACAAAAAGACACTTCTTGAGAAGAAACTGCTCAATGCGGAAATGAAGAGACCTACACTCACATCAACACTTGTTATCGATGAAGATGCATGTCTTGGATGTGGAAACTGTGTAATTGTCTGTCCTGTAAATGCAACGGATGAAGAAGTTGCAGCAGGATGCCTGAACGATGTCGATGGCAAGAAGATCCTTGAAGTAAGGAACGGTGTGGCACAGGTCGTTAACCAGGATCTCTGTGGATCAGACGGTGCATGTGTAATGATCTGCCCTGTAAGTGCCATTACACTTGAGAAGAGGGAGGTTTAAACATGGCAGGAACTATTGCAATCAAGAACGGTTACGTTTACGATCCGCTCAACGACATTAACGGCGAAATGATGGACATTTTCATCAAAGACGGAAAGGTAGTCACTGAGCTTTCCGGCGCCGACATGAAAGATGCAAAGGAAATAGATGCAAAGGGCAAGACAGTAATGCCTGGTGGTGTTGACTCACACTCCCACGTTGCAGGAGCTAAGGTCAACGTTGGTAGGATGATGAGACCTGAAGACCACTACAGGCACTACCAGAAGAAGACGCCACTTACACACTCAGGCTGCGGATACAGTGTACCATCAGTTTACCTTGGTGGATACGAGTACTCCAAGATGGGATACACAACTGTTTTTGAGGCAGCTGTCCCACCAATGGAAGCACGCCACACACACGAGGAAATGCGCTCAACACCTATGCTTGACATGGGTGGATATCTTGTACTGGGTAACAACTGGTTCCTTATGAGATACCTCAAGGAAGGAGATATCGACAAGGCAGCAGCATACGTTTCATGGATGATGAAGACCCACAAGACATACGGAATTAAGTGTGTCAACCCTGCAGGTGTAGAGAACTGGGGATGGGGAGAGAACGTAGGAGCTCTTGACCAGTCCAATATTCACTTCGAAACTACACCTGAAGATATGATCAAGGGACTTACAGAGCTTAACGAGAAGCTCGGTATCCCAATGCCAGTGCACCTGCACGCAAACAACCTTGGTCACCCGGGATGCTGGGAAATCACAAGGGACTCACTCAAGATACCAAAGAATGTTAAGGCAAAGCCAAACGCAGATGTTGAGTGGTCAGAAACAAAAAGAGATGCTAAGAGGCACGAATCAGTTTACCTTACACACTGCCAGTTCAATGCTTTTGGCGGTACATCATGGAGAGACTTTGAGTCTGGTGTAAAAGGAATCACCGACTATGTAAACAGTGTCGATCACGTTGTAATGGACAGTGGTTGTGTACCATTCGGTGACGCAACAGTCATGACCGGTGACGGTCCTGCAATCCACGACCTCTACGTACTCACAGGCCACAAGTGGTCAAACACAGATGTGGAACTTGAATGTGGTTCCGGTGTACTCCCATTCGAATACCTGAAGGGCAACCCTGTACACAGTGTACAGTGGGCAATGGGTCTTGAAGTACTTCTCTACGTCAAGGACGCATGGAAGAGCATCATGACAACTGACAGTCCAAACGGCGGACCATTCACAAAGTACCCACAGGTCATTGCATGGCTTATGTCCAACAAGGCAAGACAGGATACATTTGCAGAATGCCACAAGTGGGCACAGGACAGAACCGATCTTGGTGCAGAGACAAGGGAAATGGATCTCTTTGAAATAGCAACTATCACCCGTGCAAACCCTGCAAGGACAATCGGTATGTCATACAGGAAGGGTACACTTGGTGTCGGTGCAGACGGTGACGTCGCAATCTATGATATTGATCCAAAGAGTCTCGAAGTCAACGACTACGAGAGCATCATAAGAGGATTCGAGAACGCTGCATACACCATCAAGGCAGGAGAAGTAGTTTCCCAGATGGGCGAGATCGTTGCAATCCCTGAGAAGAACACATTCTATTCTGACATTGCAACCGATGAGGATGCAGAGAACAGTATGCTCAAGGATGTCAAGAAATGGTTCAAGTACTATTCACTCGGATTCAAACACTATCCAACACCTGACAAGTATCTGGCAAACCCAACACCAATTCAGGTAAATGCGGAGAAGTGATACTAATGGCAGACGTAATTCTTAAACCAACAGGAAATTTCGACCTTACCGTTGAGGCAGAGGTTGTCACACCTGACAACTTTGCCGGTAAAAATGCAGATGAGATCGGAAAGTTACTTGTCTGGCAGGGCCCTGCAGAATATCCTCTTTCAGACTTTTTCTCAGTAGAAGGAAACGGTGGAAGCTCAGCAGAGGACACAACCATCATTATTGACGGAGATATCCCAAGGGTAAAGCGTATCGGACAGGAAATGACTGCCGGAAAGATTCTGGTAAAGGGCAGCGTAGGTATGCACACAGGATCTACAATGAGTGGCGGAGAGATCATCGTTGAAGGTGACTCTGAATCATGGGCTGGCATGGATATGAAAGGCGGTTCCATCCACATCAAAGGTAATGCGAAAGACCACATTGGCTGCGCATACCGTGGTAGCTGGAAAGGAATGACCGGCGGACGTATCACTGTAGACGGTGACGCAGTCAGCCAGGTAGGCGGTGGCCTTGCAGGCGGAGAAATAATTATCGGCGGTAGTGTCAAACACTTCAGCGGAATCCGCATTAACGGCGGTCTTCTCGTAATAAAAGGAAACGCTTTCAGAACTGTCGGAGCAGAGATGACCGGTGGTACTATCGTTGTCGGTGGTTGCATTGAGAGATTCACACCAGGATTTACAATGGAAGGTGTTGAGTCAGACCTCAAGTTCGGCGACATCGAGTGCCCTGGAGAATACAAGAAGTTCACAGGCGACTATGCCATTCCACAGAAAGGAAAGGGTGTAATGTACGTATCCTGTGACAACAACGAGTGTCTGTGAGGTGTTAATCATGGAAGCATTACTCAACACAGGAAGTACAATTAACGAAGGAAGACTTGCCAAAGGTGGCAACAAGTATTCCGATGATTACACAAAGGAATGTGCAGTATGCTGGATGTGTGCAGAGGACTACACATCTCTTGGATGCCCTGAGAAGGTAGCAGTAACATCCAGAGACGGAAAGCACACAGTTGCAGTTCGTCCAAAGGTAACAGAGGCAATGAGATCAGGACAGGTATTCATACCAAGGTCCATCTGGGCTAATGTTGTCGTTGAGCCAGACACATTCTCAACAGGTTCACCACGTTATAAGGGAGCTCCTGTTACAGTAGAACCAACTGATGAAGAGGTACTCAGCGCCGAGGAAGTTGTCCTGAAGCTGTACATGGGAGGTGAATAAAATGGTCTATAAGAACATTATATGCCCTGTCTGTGGAGGTTCATGTGACGATGTTCAGGTCGATCTGGATACCGAGAACCGTACAATCGATGTGCAGAATGCATGTAAGATGGGTAACGCAAAGTTCCAGGAAGTCGTAAGTTCACACAGGATCCTGAAACCAACCATCAGAGAGAACGGAAAGGTAAAGGACGTCAGCTGGGAAGAAGCACTTGAGATGGCAGCAGATATTCTTGTAAATGCAAGACGCCCACTGTTTTTCCTTGGAAGTGAGACCTCCTGTGAAGCACAGGAAGTAGGATTACACATTGCTGAATATCTTGGTGCACCAGCAGACTCCAACGCAACAATCTGCCACGGACCAACTGTTATGGGTATTCAGGAATCCGGTATGGTAGGAGCTACCGCCGGTCAGGCAAAGAACAGAGCTGACATGACCGTCTACTGGGGTGTCAATGCACTGGAATCCATGCCAAGACACATGTCCAAGTACGGTGTATTCCCAAGAGGTTACTGGACAAAGAGAGGAAGATTTGACAGGACAATGGTCACAGTGGACCCAAGGGTAACACCTACCGCTGTTGCATCAGATCTGCACCTTCAGCTTAACCCAAGTTCAGACTACGAACTTCTCAGCGCAATGTTCACAATCCTCAATGGCAAGGAGCCACATCCATCTGTAGAGGAAATCACAGGAATCCCAATTTCAGTGATGAAGCAGACAGTTGAGATGATGAAGGAGGCAAACTTTGTTGCTATGTACGTTGGTCTTGGTGTTTCATCCTCATACGGAAAACACAGGAACATTGAGATTGCACTGAACTTCGTCAAGGAGATGAACAATTACACCAAGTGTAATATCGGTGCTCTTAGAGGTCACTGTAACGTAGCAGGATTCAACCAGCTTGCATCCTACCTTTACGGTTACCCATTCGGCCTTGACTTCATGAAGGGATATCCAAGGTACAACCCTGGAGAGACAACAACTGTAGACCTTCTCAGGGAGAAAGATGTTGATGCAGCATTTATCATGTCTGCTGACCTTGTGAACCACATTCCGGCAGATGCTGCAAAGTATCTCGCAGACATACCAATGATCTGCCTTGACATTGCACCATGCCCATCAACCACAGCAGCAGATGTAGTTCTGCCTGGTGTAATTGATGCTATGGAATGTGACGGTACATTCTACAGACTCGACAACGTGCCTGTATACTTTGAACCATTCACAGACTCTCCATTCCCTGAAACAAAGAGCAATGAGGACACCCTCAAGCAGCTCTTTGCAAAGGTAAAGGCTAAAAAGGAAGCATGAGTGAGCACTGGTACTCAGAAAGGAAAGGGAAGGATGAAACCTTCCGCAAAGGTGAGGAAAGTATTTCCTCTCCCTTTTACGTCCCCATAGAGTGCCTGGAAATCACTGAAAACAGTAAACAACACATTACTGTGGACGTTATTGTAGAAGAAAAGTTTGAACTTTTCGTAAATAACGTTCACGTAACTACTTTTTTTGCAAGTCCTTACGAACTTGAAGAGCTTGCACTGGGATTTCTCGTCTGCGAGGGATTTATTGAACCTGACACCCAGGTTGATTCGATAAAGATAGAAGGAAAATCTATTTTCTGTGAAATTGAAATTAATACTCCTGAACTGGAGGAACTAACGCATCTTGAGAGGTGCGGAACAACATCATACCGCAAAGATGTCATCAAACAGATTAATTCCGATACTAAATTCAGCACCGAGGCTATTACCCACGGAGTCAGCCAGTTAAAAGAACTTGGCAGGGCATGGCACAGCACCGGGGGTGCACATACATCTATAATCTACAACAACCAGGGAGAAATACTATTCTTCTGTGAGGATGTTGGCAGAGCATGCTCCATGGATAAGGTTGTAGGTAAAGCCCTGATGAACGGCATCAATCTTTCAGAATGCGCTCTGGCTACAACCGGCAGACTGGCATCCACCATGGTTTCTAAAGCCATGAATGCGGGCATTCCTCTTATCTCAAGCAAAGGTGCAACTGTGCGTGAGTCAGTAGAACTAGCTCAAAAAGCAGGAATGACTCTGGTAGCTTTTGTGAGAGGGAAAAATCTGTATGTGTATGCAGGAGAAGAGAGAATAATCATCTGATTATCCAACTTCTACAAAACCAGGTGTTTCATTGGTTTCATTTCCAGATGTCGAACTATTGAAACCTGAAGTTTCGTTAGTCCCATTTACTGATGAATTTTCAAATGAATCGTTTACAAGTTGAATTGTATTTTCAGAATCATTCACGGAATTATTTACATAACTCAGATTGGCCTGATCAGTTAGATTCCCATCAACTGCAGAATTGTTTCCTCCTGTGAGATTAGTGTAAACAGCCATCGGGCCTCCATTGAGGAATACATAAGCAATGCCCGCAATTAGAATCATTGCCACAATACCATATGAAGCCAGCATCATCATATTCTGCTTTTTTTTCGTTTTAGCTTTTTGTTTAGCTGCAACATACTTTGTATTGAAATACCTGTCGAGGTTTTCTGCTTCGGTCGTCGTTAAATCGGATGACAGATCATAGGCACGCAATTGAGTGCTTATATAATCAACAAAAATCTGCCCCCCTGTTGCAGGAGCAGTTCTTATGTTTTCACCTACAATTTTAAGCAGAACCACCAATTTCTCATTATCATATGAAGACAGAGCCGCAGCTACATTCTTACTGAACTTTTCACCGCCATAGTCGCCACGTGTAAATCCAACACTACAAAGTGCATTTAATAATTCAACATCCCTGCCTGCATATATTCTGCGGATGGTATCTTTTATTACGTAGCTCCATAAACCTCTGTTTTTAAGAAGAGCGATATCAAGCTGCTTTTTTACACCGGCATTCCTTATCCTTTCAAAGAGACTTCTTAATGCTTCATCTTCTCCCATATTTGAAAAAAT from Methanolobus tindarius DSM 2278 harbors:
- a CDS encoding 4Fe-4S binding protein translates to MNEVVFGVKDDKQLEYTPEKCIGCGTCVMACPKGSLVIGSVGAVARGLIDKDFLENQTELCIVCGICAKTCPTGALELKQAGESVNDNAYISVALKDTTVNDNCVHCGLCEQICPQGCIEVKQWLSNDGTASVDGETIIDTECCIHCGWCAEVCPAEAISVEKPFEGTWVQDDKVCTACRSCVDVCPCNALFNPDWEAGEIVNKVEQRADACIYCGACDMACPVKAITVTKTGILPEVDKKTLLEKKLLNAEMKRPTLTSTLVIDEDACLGCGNCVIVCPVNATDEEVAAGCLNDVDGKKILEVRNGVAQVVNQDLCGSDGACVMICPVSAITLEKREV
- a CDS encoding formylmethanofuran dehydrogenase subunit A, with translation MAGTIAIKNGYVYDPLNDINGEMMDIFIKDGKVVTELSGADMKDAKEIDAKGKTVMPGGVDSHSHVAGAKVNVGRMMRPEDHYRHYQKKTPLTHSGCGYSVPSVYLGGYEYSKMGYTTVFEAAVPPMEARHTHEEMRSTPMLDMGGYLVLGNNWFLMRYLKEGDIDKAAAYVSWMMKTHKTYGIKCVNPAGVENWGWGENVGALDQSNIHFETTPEDMIKGLTELNEKLGIPMPVHLHANNLGHPGCWEITRDSLKIPKNVKAKPNADVEWSETKRDAKRHESVYLTHCQFNAFGGTSWRDFESGVKGITDYVNSVDHVVMDSGCVPFGDATVMTGDGPAIHDLYVLTGHKWSNTDVELECGSGVLPFEYLKGNPVHSVQWAMGLEVLLYVKDAWKSIMTTDSPNGGPFTKYPQVIAWLMSNKARQDTFAECHKWAQDRTDLGAETREMDLFEIATITRANPARTIGMSYRKGTLGVGADGDVAIYDIDPKSLEVNDYESIIRGFENAAYTIKAGEVVSQMGEIVAIPEKNTFYSDIATDEDAENSMLKDVKKWFKYYSLGFKHYPTPDKYLANPTPIQVNAEK
- a CDS encoding formylmethanofuran dehydrogenase subunit C, translated to MADVILKPTGNFDLTVEAEVVTPDNFAGKNADEIGKLLVWQGPAEYPLSDFFSVEGNGGSSAEDTTIIIDGDIPRVKRIGQEMTAGKILVKGSVGMHTGSTMSGGEIIVEGDSESWAGMDMKGGSIHIKGNAKDHIGCAYRGSWKGMTGGRITVDGDAVSQVGGGLAGGEIIIGGSVKHFSGIRINGGLLVIKGNAFRTVGAEMTGGTIVVGGCIERFTPGFTMEGVESDLKFGDIECPGEYKKFTGDYAIPQKGKGVMYVSCDNNECL
- a CDS encoding molybdopterin dinucleotide binding domain-containing protein; the encoded protein is MEALLNTGSTINEGRLAKGGNKYSDDYTKECAVCWMCAEDYTSLGCPEKVAVTSRDGKHTVAVRPKVTEAMRSGQVFIPRSIWANVVVEPDTFSTGSPRYKGAPVTVEPTDEEVLSAEEVVLKLYMGGE
- a CDS encoding formylmethanofuran dehydrogenase subunit B; the encoded protein is MVYKNIICPVCGGSCDDVQVDLDTENRTIDVQNACKMGNAKFQEVVSSHRILKPTIRENGKVKDVSWEEALEMAADILVNARRPLFFLGSETSCEAQEVGLHIAEYLGAPADSNATICHGPTVMGIQESGMVGATAGQAKNRADMTVYWGVNALESMPRHMSKYGVFPRGYWTKRGRFDRTMVTVDPRVTPTAVASDLHLQLNPSSDYELLSAMFTILNGKEPHPSVEEITGIPISVMKQTVEMMKEANFVAMYVGLGVSSSYGKHRNIEIALNFVKEMNNYTKCNIGALRGHCNVAGFNQLASYLYGYPFGLDFMKGYPRYNPGETTTVDLLREKDVDAAFIMSADLVNHIPADAAKYLADIPMICLDIAPCPSTTAADVVLPGVIDAMECDGTFYRLDNVPVYFEPFTDSPFPETKSNEDTLKQLFAKVKAKKEA
- the fdhD gene encoding formate dehydrogenase accessory sulfurtransferase FdhD; the encoded protein is MSEHWYSERKGKDETFRKGEESISSPFYVPIECLEITENSKQHITVDVIVEEKFELFVNNVHVTTFFASPYELEELALGFLVCEGFIEPDTQVDSIKIEGKSIFCEIEINTPELEELTHLERCGTTSYRKDVIKQINSDTKFSTEAITHGVSQLKELGRAWHSTGGAHTSIIYNNQGEILFFCEDVGRACSMDKVVGKALMNGINLSECALATTGRLASTMVSKAMNAGIPLISSKGATVRESVELAQKAGMTLVAFVRGKNLYVYAGEERIII